The Nodosilinea sp. FACHB-141 genome has a segment encoding these proteins:
- a CDS encoding A24 family peptidase: MDALITSALVFLFGAAVGSFLNVVIYRVPAGLSLLHPPSRCPKCHTQLKPYDNVPVLGWLWLKGRCRYCRTSISPRYPLIEAFTGTLFLATFWLFGPTWLTVGYWLFLSWLVALAFIDIDTLMLPNVLTQSGLGLGLAVKFTLPLLQGESWPSPMQSLLGGILGAVLGIWLFDLITLFASAALGQTAMGGGDAKLAAMLGAWLGWQGVLLSGFLACVVGAAVGGGAIALKLISRRQPMPFGPFLAIGAVITVFWGEVLIGAYRSLFFPTL, from the coding sequence ATGGATGCCCTCATCACCTCTGCCCTGGTTTTTCTGTTTGGTGCCGCCGTGGGCAGCTTTCTCAATGTGGTGATTTACCGGGTACCAGCGGGGTTATCGCTGCTGCACCCGCCGTCTCGCTGTCCTAAGTGTCATACTCAGCTCAAACCCTACGACAACGTGCCGGTGCTGGGCTGGCTCTGGCTCAAAGGGCGCTGTCGCTACTGCCGTACGTCTATTTCTCCTCGCTACCCGCTGATTGAGGCGTTTACAGGGACGCTGTTTTTGGCGACGTTCTGGCTGTTCGGCCCCACCTGGCTCACGGTGGGCTATTGGCTATTCCTGAGCTGGCTAGTGGCGCTGGCGTTTATTGACATCGACACCCTAATGCTGCCAAATGTGCTCACCCAGTCGGGATTGGGATTGGGGCTGGCGGTGAAGTTTACCCTGCCGCTATTACAGGGTGAATCGTGGCCTAGCCCTATGCAAAGCCTCTTGGGAGGAATCCTAGGGGCGGTCTTGGGCATTTGGCTGTTTGACCTGATCACCCTGTTTGCCTCAGCAGCGTTAGGCCAAACGGCCATGGGGGGCGGCGATGCCAAACTGGCAGCTATGCTAGGGGCGTGGCTAGGCTGGCAGGGAGTGTTGCTCAGCGGATTTTTGGCCTGTGTAGTAGGGGCGGCGGTGGGGGGAGGTGCGATCGCCCTCAAACTCATCAGCCGCCGTCAGCCGATGCCCTTTGGCCCATTTTTAGCGATCGGGGCCGTGATCACGGTGTTCTGGGGTGAAGTGCTGATCGGGGCTTACCGATCGCTGTTTTTCCCCACCCTTTGA
- a CDS encoding cyclic nucleotide-binding domain-containing protein codes for MKRVVFILGVLEDEDVDWLIDAGQRRELQPGEVLIREGAACDDIFLILNGSLEVSVAAMGDQSVAQLATGEVVGEMSFVDGQPPSATVTALEPGIVLAISCSQLRHKLQQDMWFASRFYRALAILLSSRLRSTVKHLQGEHWRPVANPDDAGLDEMGDMLSMGNIRFDWMLKRLRNVNSNPWEELEVDSAD; via the coding sequence ATGAAGCGTGTGGTATTTATTCTTGGGGTTTTAGAAGACGAAGACGTTGACTGGCTGATTGATGCTGGTCAGCGTCGAGAACTGCAACCGGGAGAGGTGTTGATTCGTGAGGGTGCCGCCTGCGACGATATTTTCCTCATTCTAAACGGTAGCTTGGAGGTTTCGGTGGCAGCCATGGGCGACCAGTCCGTTGCCCAGCTGGCAACTGGTGAGGTGGTCGGCGAAATGTCGTTTGTTGACGGTCAACCACCTTCTGCGACGGTGACGGCCCTCGAACCTGGTATTGTGCTGGCTATTTCCTGTAGTCAGCTGCGCCACAAGCTCCAGCAAGATATGTGGTTTGCCTCGCGCTTTTATCGAGCTTTGGCCATTTTGCTCTCTAGCCGCCTGCGCAGCACCGTCAAGCATTTGCAGGGCGAACACTGGCGTCCTGTGGCTAACCCCGACGATGCCGGGCTCGACGAGATGGGCGATATGCTCTCTATGGGCAATATTCGCTTTGACTGGATGCTCAAGCGTCTGCGCAACGTTAACTCTAACCCCTGGGAAGAACTTGAGGTGGACTCTGCCGACTAG
- a CDS encoding PLP-dependent aspartate aminotransferase family protein, translating to MSPDATPFSSETQAIHSGRNIDPATGALTAPIHLSTTFERDGDGSYPKGYVYGRSGNPNRDALETALTTLEKGSETATFASGSTATFSLLQALGPADHVIAPQSVYFGVQQMLSHIFAPWGLRYTLVDTTDLAAVAEALRPNTRLVLIETPSNPQLAVTDIQAIADLAHQADAYLACDNTIASPVLQTPLTLGADFVIHATTKYLAGHGDVIGGAVVTRESNPLFAQLRLVQTIGGVVPSPFDCWLTLRGLQTLPLRVRAQSQAAQSMATWLSQHPAIEQVLYPGLPEHPGHEVAQKQMQGYGGLLSFLVKGDQDRAMEVAAKTNLIARATSFGSPHSAIEHRASIEQGTQTAPNLLRLSVGLEHVDDLIADLEQALSR from the coding sequence ATGTCTCCCGACGCCACGCCCTTTTCCTCAGAAACCCAGGCCATCCACAGCGGCAGAAACATTGACCCTGCCACCGGAGCCCTAACAGCACCGATTCATCTTTCCACCACTTTTGAGCGGGATGGCGATGGCAGCTATCCCAAAGGCTATGTCTACGGTCGCAGCGGCAACCCCAACCGCGACGCCCTCGAAACAGCCTTAACCACCCTGGAAAAAGGGTCAGAAACCGCCACCTTTGCTTCTGGGTCAACCGCTACCTTTAGCCTGCTGCAAGCCCTCGGCCCAGCCGACCATGTGATAGCACCCCAAAGCGTCTACTTTGGCGTGCAGCAAATGCTAAGCCACATTTTTGCCCCGTGGGGCTTGAGGTACACCTTGGTGGATACAACAGACTTAGCGGCAGTAGCCGAAGCCCTGCGCCCCAACACCCGTTTGGTGCTGATCGAAACCCCATCTAATCCTCAGTTGGCCGTTACTGACATTCAAGCGATTGCCGACCTAGCGCACCAGGCTGACGCCTACCTGGCCTGCGACAACACCATTGCCTCCCCAGTACTGCAAACTCCGCTTACGCTGGGGGCCGACTTTGTGATTCACGCTACTACTAAGTATCTGGCGGGCCATGGGGATGTGATTGGCGGCGCGGTGGTCACCCGCGAATCCAATCCATTGTTTGCGCAGTTGCGGCTGGTGCAAACCATCGGCGGCGTGGTGCCGTCTCCCTTCGACTGCTGGCTGACGCTGCGCGGTCTGCAAACCTTGCCCCTTCGAGTACGCGCCCAGTCCCAGGCAGCCCAAAGCATGGCCACCTGGCTATCCCAACATCCCGCCATTGAGCAGGTACTTTACCCCGGATTACCCGAGCATCCCGGCCACGAGGTCGCGCAGAAACAAATGCAGGGCTATGGTGGCCTACTCTCATTCTTAGTAAAAGGCGATCAGGACAGAGCTATGGAAGTCGCCGCCAAAACCAACCTGATCGCTCGTGCCACTAGCTTTGGCAGCCCCCACAGTGCGATCGAACACCGCGCCTCAATTG
- the glp gene encoding gephyrin-like molybdotransferase Glp, which yields MLPAAEAEAKILDLVPLPTEVEQVSLDACLGRVLAKAIPSPLDFPHWDNSAMDGYAVRYEDVQGASAEQPKVLTLTETIPAGRSPQLPIGSGQAARILTGSMLPDGADTIVIQEVTQRQGDSVLVLETPEPQQFVRHRGSFCRAGEALMAPGLSIGGPELAVLASAQCLQVPVFPQPRVAILSTGDELVMPDAPLQPGQIVDSNQYALAALVRQAGAIPLSLGIVPDQPQALRTAIQSALAQADMIVSSGGVSVGDYDYVDEILAELGATLHIRSVAVKPGKPLTVATFPAEGGNAPLYFGLPGNPVSALVTFWRFVAPALRKRSGLATGWGPTFVPATTRDALKAGGQRETYLWGKLETTAQGYEFSLAGGGHNSGNLINLAGTNALAVVPVGTKLISAEATVPVMVVGS from the coding sequence ATGCTCCCCGCCGCCGAGGCCGAAGCCAAAATTCTCGATCTAGTGCCGCTCCCAACCGAGGTAGAGCAAGTTTCCTTAGATGCCTGCCTGGGTCGTGTTTTAGCCAAAGCTATCCCTAGCCCGCTCGATTTTCCCCATTGGGATAATTCAGCGATGGATGGCTATGCCGTGCGCTATGAGGATGTGCAGGGAGCCAGTGCTGAGCAACCCAAGGTGCTGACGCTGACAGAGACGATTCCAGCAGGGCGATCGCCTCAGCTCCCCATCGGCTCAGGTCAGGCCGCGCGCATTCTCACGGGCTCCATGCTGCCCGATGGAGCTGACACCATCGTGATTCAAGAGGTCACCCAGCGCCAGGGCGATAGTGTTTTGGTGCTAGAAACCCCAGAGCCGCAGCAGTTTGTGCGCCACCGAGGCAGCTTTTGCCGGGCGGGCGAGGCGCTCATGGCCCCAGGCCTCTCCATTGGCGGGCCAGAGCTGGCGGTGCTGGCCTCGGCCCAGTGTCTTCAGGTGCCGGTGTTTCCTCAGCCTCGGGTAGCAATTCTCTCCACAGGCGATGAGCTGGTCATGCCCGATGCGCCGCTTCAGCCGGGGCAAATTGTGGACTCTAACCAGTACGCGCTGGCGGCGTTGGTGCGGCAGGCAGGCGCGATTCCGCTGAGCCTGGGCATTGTGCCCGACCAGCCCCAAGCGTTGAGAACTGCCATTCAGTCAGCGCTGGCCCAGGCAGATATGATTGTGTCATCTGGTGGCGTTTCCGTCGGTGACTACGACTATGTAGATGAGATTCTGGCGGAGTTGGGAGCGACGCTGCATATTCGCTCGGTGGCAGTAAAGCCCGGTAAACCACTCACGGTGGCTACATTCCCAGCGGAGGGGGGGAATGCGCCGCTGTACTTTGGCTTGCCGGGAAACCCAGTGTCGGCCCTGGTGACCTTTTGGCGATTTGTGGCCCCAGCATTGCGGAAGCGATCGGGCCTGGCTACGGGCTGGGGGCCGACATTTGTGCCCGCCACAACTCGCGATGCGCTTAAGGCTGGTGGCCAGCGAGAAACTTATCTGTGGGGCAAGCTTGAAACGACTGCCCAGGGCTATGAGTTTTCGTTGGCGGGCGGTGGCCACAACTCTGGCAACTTAATCAACCTGGCGGGAACGAACGCGCTGGCAGTGGTGCCAGTGGGGACGAAGCTAATCTCTGCTGAAGCAACGGTGCCGGTGATGGTGGTGGGTTCATAG
- a CDS encoding tetratricopeptide repeat protein, giving the protein MGQSIVVNQAEFEQAVLQPSFEQPVLVDFFATWCGPCQLLKPMLEKLAQEYDFTLAKVDIDANPELAKAFKVEGVPDVRIVSQGQVQEGFVGVLPEPQLRELLAGLGLQSSLEQDLAAFEAAQASGDKTEIYPALATLLTRYPNNGQILLKAAQVYLVQGDDALASQYLDLIDPSDRATADQADGIRSLLTLRQSLTDLGDSDLDVAYGAAGQAALKGDFAAALEGFLGVVERDRSYRSDAGRKAMLTVFKLLGDSNPLTLTYRKRLMQALY; this is encoded by the coding sequence ATGGGACAGTCTATTGTCGTGAATCAAGCCGAGTTTGAGCAAGCGGTGCTGCAACCCTCGTTTGAGCAGCCGGTGCTGGTCGATTTTTTTGCCACTTGGTGTGGCCCCTGCCAGTTGCTCAAACCCATGCTCGAAAAGCTGGCCCAGGAGTATGACTTCACCCTGGCCAAGGTCGATATTGACGCCAACCCTGAGCTGGCTAAAGCCTTTAAGGTTGAAGGGGTGCCCGATGTGCGCATTGTCAGCCAGGGGCAAGTGCAGGAGGGGTTTGTGGGGGTGCTGCCTGAGCCACAGCTGCGGGAGTTGTTGGCCGGTCTAGGTCTGCAATCCTCTTTGGAGCAAGATCTGGCGGCCTTTGAAGCTGCTCAAGCCAGCGGCGACAAAACAGAGATTTATCCAGCCCTGGCCACGCTGCTGACCCGCTACCCCAACAACGGTCAGATTTTGCTCAAGGCGGCCCAAGTATATCTGGTGCAGGGGGATGATGCCCTAGCCAGCCAGTATTTGGATTTGATTGACCCGAGCGATCGCGCCACCGCTGACCAAGCCGATGGCATTCGGAGTCTGCTCACCCTGCGCCAATCCTTAACCGACCTGGGAGACTCTGATCTAGATGTCGCCTATGGGGCTGCTGGCCAGGCAGCGTTAAAGGGCGATTTTGCCGCTGCCCTGGAGGGCTTTTTGGGGGTGGTGGAGCGCGATCGCAGCTACCGCAGTGACGCCGGTCGCAAGGCTATGCTCACCGTCTTCAAGCTGCTGGGTGACAGCAACCCGCTCACCCTCACCTACCGCAAGCGCCTGATGCAAGCCCTTTACTGA
- a CDS encoding RMD1 family protein translates to MTTVISETVTTASDRADDVAVRAYFLGQSIDLGALAKPSGPALVPSSPLMVPVGEGGQGVLFSYGAVVLFGLSADAEQAFITNLRPHIANPIDHPETEAATIRLAPNSSGKVQNGLIFLSSLDGLRLHLVADVMAKSVVLAYYEIGAAAVFDRIEPYAVELQHQHRPSVQGDQLLKQIGQTLMIQHKIVGRVEIIDKPELLWEYPELDSLYHRLEDEYEIRDRHSALERKLDLVSRTTETVLDLQRHQTGLRLEWYVVLLIVVEVLLSLYELFVRPH, encoded by the coding sequence ATGACTACTGTTATATCAGAGACGGTTACGACAGCCTCCGATCGCGCCGACGACGTGGCTGTACGAGCCTATTTTTTGGGCCAAAGTATTGATTTAGGTGCTCTAGCCAAACCTAGCGGTCCAGCACTGGTGCCTTCTTCGCCGCTGATGGTGCCCGTTGGAGAAGGTGGGCAGGGGGTGCTGTTTAGCTACGGTGCCGTGGTGCTGTTTGGCCTTTCTGCCGATGCAGAACAGGCTTTTATTACCAACCTCAGGCCTCACATTGCCAACCCCATCGACCACCCTGAAACCGAAGCTGCCACTATTCGCTTGGCCCCTAACAGCAGCGGCAAAGTGCAGAATGGACTGATTTTTTTGTCGTCCCTTGATGGGTTGCGCCTGCACTTGGTGGCCGATGTGATGGCTAAAAGCGTGGTGCTAGCCTACTACGAGATCGGTGCGGCGGCTGTGTTTGACCGCATTGAGCCCTACGCCGTGGAGCTGCAACATCAGCACCGCCCGAGTGTTCAGGGTGACCAGTTGCTCAAGCAGATTGGCCAAACGCTGATGATTCAACACAAAATTGTGGGTCGAGTCGAAATCATCGATAAGCCTGAGCTGCTGTGGGAATACCCCGAGCTCGACTCCCTCTACCACCGCCTAGAAGACGAATACGAAATTCGCGATCGCCACTCGGCCCTAGAGCGCAAGCTCGACCTGGTCAGCCGCACCACCGAAACCGTGCTCGACTTGCAGCGGCACCAGACCGGCCTACGGCTGGAGTGGTATGTGGTGCTGCTGATTGTGGTAGAAGTGCTGCTGTCGCTCTATGAACTATTTGTCCGCCCCCACTGA